A genomic stretch from Bacillus sp. E(2018) includes:
- a CDS encoding sigma factor-like helix-turn-helix DNA-binding protein, with product MFYYYERYKMDEIANLIGISLNTVKSRLRRSFHIFYKTPYYFLYKS from the coding sequence ATCTTCTATTATTATGAACGTTACAAAATGGATGAGATTGCAAACTTGATAGGTATTAGTCTCAACACTGTTAAATCCAGGTTGCGGCGATCCTTTCATATCTTCTACAAAACGCCCTACTATTTTCTCTACAAATCCTAA
- a CDS encoding Rrf2 family transcriptional regulator: protein MQIKTGVEQSVYAILLLTFLPKKAVLSGDVISSQLGSSPTYFQKLLRKLVSADLLVSVPGSKGGFRLKKRPEEITIYDIYVAIEGKQSLYSSSGIFQDLLNINDKDICLLSDLMEEAESSWQSILKRQTIAILTNEIHKKCPKENLEKLKATVEEKMVL, encoded by the coding sequence ATGCAGATAAAAACTGGAGTTGAGCAATCGGTTTATGCGATTTTGCTGCTTACCTTTCTACCTAAGAAAGCTGTCTTATCAGGAGATGTTATCAGTTCTCAGCTCGGTAGCTCACCTACGTATTTTCAAAAGCTTCTACGCAAGCTAGTGAGTGCAGATCTACTTGTATCAGTACCTGGAAGCAAAGGTGGATTTCGCTTGAAGAAAAGACCAGAGGAAATCACGATCTATGACATATATGTAGCGATTGAAGGCAAGCAGTCTCTATATTCATCAAGTGGTATTTTTCAGGACCTGCTTAATATAAATGACAAGGATATTTGTTTACTATCAGACTTAATGGAAGAAGCCGAATCATCATGGCAGTCCATTTTAAAACGGCAAACCATTGCCATCCTTACAAATGAAATTCATAAAAAGTGTCCGAAAGAAAATTTGGAAAAGCTTAAAGCAACAGTTGAAGAAAAAATGGTGCTGTAG
- a CDS encoding GyrI-like domain-containing protein — protein MMEFQEVIKDAFVMIGYSSVGKWDGELVYPIPSLWKKAASFIEEEGVEKIVGICLSPRSNQYFYTCGIEIDSVNFHKVRDDMTLHTFPKNKYVVFTHRGQAKNIPATYGEIWRVFDNNGYRIKTGMPEIEIVQIDLFGKEECDDYEMEIWIPVG, from the coding sequence ATGATGGAATTTCAAGAAGTGATCAAAGATGCATTCGTTATGATTGGGTACAGTTCGGTAGGAAAATGGGATGGTGAGTTGGTCTATCCGATACCGAGTTTGTGGAAAAAAGCGGCCTCATTTATTGAGGAAGAGGGAGTAGAAAAGATCGTAGGCATTTGTCTATCCCCAAGAAGTAATCAATACTTCTACACCTGTGGAATTGAGATAGACAGTGTCAACTTTCATAAAGTGAGAGATGATATGACCCTTCATACGTTTCCCAAAAACAAGTATGTAGTGTTTACTCACAGAGGACAGGCTAAGAATATCCCCGCTACCTACGGAGAGATTTGGAGGGTTTTTGATAACAACGGATATAGGATTAAAACAGGGATGCCAGAAATTGAGATCGTTCAAATCGATCTATTCGGTAAGGAAGAATGTGATGACTATGAGATGGAGATCTGGATACCTGTAGGATAA
- a CDS encoding GNAT family N-acetyltransferase codes for MNPLLLDIPLQMNTERLNLRAPLQFGDEEIVYEAIKDSFNELKAWLSLFQEIPTLEETEILLKNAHINFLKRESFRFLIFEKDGGKDFIGTASLHRINWDIPKCEIGYWINTRFSGKGYMTEAVKELVDFGFNNLALKRIEIRCESRNLKSRFIPEKLGFTFEGTLRNDDLSADGSRLTDTCIYSRIK; via the coding sequence ATGAATCCATTATTATTAGATATTCCTTTGCAAATGAATACGGAAAGGTTAAATCTTCGAGCACCTCTGCAGTTTGGGGACGAAGAAATTGTGTACGAAGCTATTAAAGATTCGTTTAATGAGTTAAAAGCGTGGCTATCACTTTTTCAAGAAATTCCTACTCTTGAAGAAACAGAAATTTTATTAAAAAATGCTCACATCAATTTTTTGAAAAGAGAAAGTTTTCGTTTCCTTATCTTTGAAAAAGATGGAGGCAAGGACTTTATTGGAACAGCAAGCCTTCACAGGATTAACTGGGATATTCCAAAATGTGAAATAGGATACTGGATAAATACAAGGTTTAGCGGTAAAGGATATATGACGGAAGCCGTAAAGGAGTTAGTTGACTTTGGATTTAATAACCTCGCATTGAAGAGAATCGAAATAAGATGTGAATCAAGAAACTTAAAAAGTCGCTTTATACCTGAAAAACTTGGTTTTACGTTTGAAGGTACTCTAAGGAATGATGATCTATCCGCAGACGGCAGCAGGCTGACTGACACGTGTATATATTCTAGAATAAAATAA
- a CDS encoding GNAT family N-acetyltransferase, translating to MEPICKNDVKLRDIKEDDLPIFFEQQLDFMANYMAAFTPKDPNDKDAFLAHWTKIITDETITVKTILWNDNVTGHISNFEQFGEPEVSYWIGRKYWGQGFATKALSQFLAVIKVRPLFARAAKDNIASIHVLGKCGFRITSEDKGFSHARGTEVEEFILKLDHSDVNQC from the coding sequence ATGGAACCTATTTGTAAAAACGATGTAAAGCTACGAGATATTAAAGAAGACGATCTTCCTATCTTTTTTGAACAACAATTAGATTTTATGGCAAATTATATGGCTGCCTTCACACCTAAAGACCCCAATGATAAGGACGCATTTCTTGCCCATTGGACAAAAATTATCACTGACGAGACCATCACAGTTAAGACAATATTATGGAATGACAATGTCACAGGACACATCTCAAACTTTGAACAGTTCGGTGAACCCGAAGTAAGCTACTGGATTGGGAGAAAATATTGGGGTCAAGGCTTTGCAACTAAGGCTTTATCACAGTTTCTAGCTGTTATAAAGGTTCGTCCGCTATTTGCGCGTGCCGCCAAAGACAACATCGCCTCCATTCATGTCTTGGGAAAATGCGGGTTTAGAATTACATCGGAGGATAAGGGTTTTTCCCATGCAAGAGGCACGGAAGTGGAAGAATTTATTCTGAAGCTTGATCACTCTGATGTTAATCAATGCTAA
- the bla gene encoding class A beta-lactamase gives MRGLMILKNVGMLKIWMSVGLLSMCVLSLSVFGDRLKPTEAKEKVEQTKSSSLKTEKKFMQLEKQFDARLGIYAIDTHTNRTVTYRPDERFAYTSTFKALAAGVVLQQKSIEELEEVITYTEDDLVTYSPITEQYVDTGMTLREICDAAIRYSDNTAGNLLLQELGGPNGFEKALRDIGDNVTEADRYETDLNSAIPGDIRDTSTARALAINLKAFTADDVLPNDKRTILTDWLRRNTTGDELIRAAVPKGWEVGDKTGAGDYGTRNDIAIVWPPNREPIIIAILSSRDTQNATYENELIAKAAKVALNAFK, from the coding sequence ATGAGAGGATTGATGATCTTGAAAAATGTAGGCATGCTCAAAATATGGATGAGTGTAGGACTTTTAAGTATGTGTGTTTTGAGTTTAAGCGTCTTTGGAGACCGCTTAAAACCGACCGAAGCAAAAGAAAAAGTAGAGCAAACAAAAAGTTCAAGTCTTAAGACTGAAAAAAAGTTTATGCAGCTTGAGAAGCAGTTTGATGCTCGACTCGGCATATATGCCATTGACACCCATACAAACCGAACGGTGACTTATAGACCTGATGAACGATTCGCTTATACATCCACCTTTAAGGCTTTAGCCGCTGGAGTAGTGTTACAGCAAAAGTCGATTGAAGAACTTGAGGAGGTAATCACCTACACAGAAGATGACTTGGTCACTTATTCACCAATCACCGAGCAATATGTTGATACCGGGATGACCCTTAGAGAGATCTGTGATGCTGCTATTCGTTACAGTGATAATACCGCGGGGAACCTTTTGTTGCAGGAACTAGGAGGACCCAATGGCTTTGAAAAAGCACTAAGGGACATCGGTGATAATGTTACCGAGGCTGATCGTTACGAGACTGATTTGAACAGTGCCATTCCAGGAGATATCCGTGATACAAGTACAGCAAGAGCACTGGCCATTAACCTGAAAGCTTTCACAGCCGATGACGTTCTACCAAATGATAAACGTACAATCCTAACAGATTGGCTGCGAAGGAATACTACAGGAGACGAACTGATCCGCGCGGCTGTACCTAAAGGGTGGGAGGTAGGTGATAAAACCGGAGCAGGAGACTATGGGACACGAAACGATATTGCTATCGTTTGGCCGCCGAATAGAGAGCCCATCATCATTGCCATCCTATCCAGCCGTGATACTCAAAATGCCACCTATGAGAATGAACTTATAGCAAAAGCTGCAAAAGTCGCACTTAATGCTTTCAAGTAA
- a CDS encoding SDR family oxidoreductase, with product MDMELNNKTALVTGSTKGIGKAIAIELAKEGVNVLINGRNYEEVERIVNEIKSDFPATSPQNATADLVDIQQREALFRKYPNIDILVNNMGIYEIMQYEDVDDEVWEKYFRTNFLVANGLSKFYLPKMLDNEYGRIIFIASEEAIMPSGQMPQYCTTKSMLLSLSKSLSKLTIGTEVTVNTIMPGPTLSENVYQIIECIYPNEDMNFSEKEKEFMTTNLPQSEIQRFIRPAEIGRLTTFICSPYATAFKGAPIRMDGGMVPTIF from the coding sequence ATGGATATGGAATTAAACAACAAAACAGCATTAGTTACTGGATCAACGAAAGGTATAGGTAAAGCTATTGCCATTGAACTTGCTAAAGAAGGTGTTAATGTACTAATTAATGGACGAAATTATGAAGAGGTAGAACGAATTGTAAATGAAATTAAATCAGATTTTCCAGCTACCTCTCCTCAAAATGCTACAGCCGATCTAGTGGATATTCAACAGAGAGAAGCTTTATTTCGAAAATACCCCAATATTGATATTTTAGTTAATAATATGGGGATATATGAAATCATGCAATATGAGGACGTAGACGATGAAGTATGGGAAAAATATTTCCGCACTAATTTTCTGGTTGCAAATGGATTATCCAAATTTTATTTACCTAAGATGTTGGACAATGAATATGGCCGCATTATCTTTATTGCGAGTGAAGAAGCAATTATGCCTTCAGGACAAATGCCTCAGTATTGTACAACAAAATCAATGCTATTATCATTGTCAAAAAGCTTATCTAAATTAACAATTGGAACAGAAGTTACAGTTAATACAATCATGCCAGGACCAACGCTCTCTGAAAATGTATATCAAATCATTGAATGCATCTACCCAAATGAAGATATGAATTTTTCTGAGAAAGAGAAAGAATTTATGACTACAAACCTACCTCAATCTGAAATACAGCGTTTCATCAGACCTGCTGAAATAGGTAGATTAACTACATTTATATGTAGTCCTTATGCAACCGCGTTTAAAGGAGCTCCTATCCGTATGGATGGGGGAATGGTACCGACTATTTTTTAA
- a CDS encoding nuclear transport factor 2 family protein, producing MENLNRYFDLFDQSRTSEQAFRELVSLFSDDIEFVLNGHKKQGIENWKLFVKMVFKENADIKHMYEGWRAVEGTDRFETPWAVCGKRSSGHVFTQTGKDIARLNKDGKISYLENVPDNTNMFNAYKN from the coding sequence ATGGAAAACTTAAATAGATATTTTGATTTATTCGATCAATCACGTACAAGCGAACAAGCATTCAGAGAATTAGTGAGCCTTTTTTCAGACGATATCGAATTTGTCTTAAACGGCCACAAAAAGCAAGGTATTGAAAACTGGAAGCTATTTGTGAAAATGGTGTTCAAAGAAAATGCTGATATTAAGCATATGTATGAAGGATGGAGAGCTGTTGAAGGAACAGATAGGTTTGAAACGCCTTGGGCAGTATGCGGCAAGCGTTCATCTGGTCACGTATTCACTCAAACAGGTAAGGACATTGCAAGGTTAAATAAAGACGGAAAGATTAGTTATTTAGAAAACGTACCAGATAACACCAATATGTTTAATGCGTATAAGAACTAA
- a CDS encoding AraC family transcriptional regulator, with the protein MTSHSKIKIPAGFWTGLNQMGIATHDLVRKARLPLTIINEPDVTTAQYLAIWQAYSDLIDDNSKGIIKLTTGFETAHYPPSVLATYHARDYRDALKRMTRYKQLCPPESLRITEEGEHCTIELDWLDIAQPGPPLLVGITLAFLLELGRRGTGQPLTARFVEFSHAMGDVQVLEAYFGCRIRIGANCNKLTLHRGDLDRPFVSYNAELLEILIPVLDQSLNEKQRCRSITEMVKWITKRSLTGGRPDIQTVASELGMSDRTLQRRLTDEGTNFKHLLTQVRHEQAREYLADPSIDIKEVAFLIGYEDQNSFYRAFRLWEGDTPSNWRNEQLVHTR; encoded by the coding sequence ATGACGTCTCATTCTAAAATAAAAATTCCGGCAGGATTTTGGACAGGATTAAATCAAATGGGGATTGCCACCCACGATTTGGTTAGAAAAGCACGACTTCCGCTCACCATTATTAATGAACCAGATGTCACCACCGCCCAATATTTGGCGATCTGGCAAGCTTATTCCGATCTCATTGATGATAATTCAAAAGGAATTATCAAGCTTACGACCGGTTTTGAAACAGCGCATTACCCACCTAGCGTTTTAGCTACTTACCACGCTCGGGACTACCGTGACGCTCTAAAGCGAATGACCCGGTACAAACAACTTTGTCCCCCTGAAAGTTTGCGTATCACCGAGGAAGGTGAGCACTGTACAATCGAACTGGATTGGTTGGATATTGCTCAACCTGGTCCGCCCCTGCTGGTTGGTATTACACTAGCATTTCTTTTGGAGCTAGGGCGCAGGGGAACAGGTCAACCACTAACGGCTAGGTTCGTCGAATTTTCACACGCTATGGGCGATGTACAGGTACTTGAAGCTTACTTTGGCTGCCGTATCCGGATTGGTGCAAATTGTAACAAGTTGACGTTACATAGAGGAGATCTGGATCGTCCTTTTGTTTCGTACAACGCGGAGTTACTGGAGATTCTGATTCCTGTACTAGACCAATCGTTGAATGAGAAGCAACGCTGTCGCTCAATCACCGAGATGGTTAAATGGATTACGAAACGGAGCTTAACAGGAGGGCGACCTGACATTCAGACTGTCGCTAGCGAATTAGGGATGAGCGATCGTACCTTACAGCGCAGACTGACTGACGAAGGGACGAACTTCAAGCATCTGTTGACACAAGTCCGACATGAGCAGGCACGAGAGTACTTGGCAGACCCCTCGATCGATATTAAAGAAGTGGCATTCCTGATTGGATATGAAGACCAGAACTCGTTCTACCGTGCCTTTCGCCTTTGGGAAGGTGATACTCCTTCAAATTGGCGTAATGAACAATTAGTACACACTCGATAA
- a CDS encoding serine hydrolase domain-containing protein — MKSVKQNLNIQKLMEDYQVTGLSMAEIDRGQIKSTGCLGVLEKGTDRRVERDSIFSACSISKFLTSILVMKLTQQGILDLDEDVNNRLSSWRVPYNELNENNKVTLRNLLSHQSGVMDPEGSFTELNTMNGYPNIVKVLEGTTSYCKEPIEMKYEPESDFHYSDAGFCIIQVLIEDVMNKPFQDVMKEMIFQPLHMQESTYKLPLSEEAKKNVSCGHDKNGKVVIGRYPIYPYPAASGLWTTPTDLASLVIELMSSLRGESKLNLSRNKALEVITPQGCKEWAGLGVFLDKNEKGVEISSLGWGVGFQCMMVTYPEAESGLVVMTNTDLGVHQLKGIIGEVYRAFL, encoded by the coding sequence ATGAAAAGTGTGAAACAAAACCTCAACATACAAAAATTGATGGAAGATTATCAGGTAACGGGATTAAGCATGGCAGAAATTGATAGGGGTCAGATTAAAAGTACAGGTTGTCTTGGAGTACTTGAAAAAGGAACAGATAGACGAGTGGAACGCGACTCCATCTTTAGTGCCTGTTCTATCAGCAAGTTTTTGACTTCTATACTCGTGATGAAATTGACGCAACAAGGTATTCTTGATCTGGATGAAGATGTGAACAACAGACTTTCCTCGTGGCGTGTTCCTTACAATGAATTAAATGAGAATAACAAAGTAACGCTGCGTAATCTACTCAGTCACCAATCTGGCGTAATGGATCCTGAGGGAAGCTTTACAGAGCTCAACACGATGAACGGTTACCCTAACATAGTGAAAGTATTGGAAGGAACAACATCTTATTGCAAAGAACCTATTGAGATGAAGTATGAACCTGAGAGTGACTTTCACTATTCAGATGCAGGTTTTTGTATCATACAAGTTTTAATCGAAGATGTTATGAATAAACCGTTCCAAGACGTAATGAAAGAAATGATCTTCCAACCGTTACATATGCAAGAAAGTACATACAAACTTCCACTCTCAGAAGAAGCAAAAAAGAATGTCTCTTGTGGTCACGATAAAAATGGAAAGGTCGTCATCGGAAGATACCCCATCTATCCATATCCAGCTGCTTCAGGTTTATGGACAACGCCTACAGATTTAGCTTCTTTGGTCATTGAATTAATGAGCTCTTTAAGAGGTGAAAGTAAGCTAAACCTTTCAAGAAATAAAGCATTAGAAGTAATAACTCCTCAAGGATGCAAGGAGTGGGCAGGGCTTGGTGTTTTCCTAGACAAAAACGAAAAGGGTGTTGAAATTTCATCACTTGGTTGGGGTGTTGGTTTTCAATGTATGATGGTGACTTATCCAGAAGCTGAATCAGGATTAGTAGTCATGACAAATACAGACCTAGGCGTTCATCAACTAAAAGGTATTATTGGTGAAGTGTACCGTGCTTTTCTATAA
- a CDS encoding zinc-binding dehydrogenase, with amino-acid sequence MKAVIQTEFGDPSVLRYADVEVPKIGKNEVLINVAYTSVNYADIKKRVGKKGKGTFPLTLGLDAAGTIEEASADSIFSKGDRVIAFPKAGSYAEYVVANEQLVFKIPENLSLEQAATMPTVSILSYILLHEIGQVKKTDTIVVHSAAGGVGSMLLQLAKLAGVQKIIGTVGNLNKENYVKRLGADVVCTYDTFADEVLTYTENLGANVIFDSVAGEVTSRSLGCLALYGTLVQFGNSSGTAGSFKTSDVHSSCRNVKGFSLGTTRKYDPARLAPVAEKVLKLFATKKVILPVSHVFDLSDVAQAHKLVESRKYEGKVLIKV; translated from the coding sequence ATGAAAGCAGTCATACAAACAGAATTTGGTGATCCTTCTGTACTTAGATATGCAGATGTTGAAGTACCAAAGATCGGTAAAAACGAAGTCTTAATAAACGTTGCTTATACAAGTGTGAATTATGCAGATATAAAAAAACGAGTAGGAAAAAAAGGAAAAGGTACTTTCCCTTTAACGCTTGGATTGGATGCTGCAGGAACAATTGAAGAAGCTTCTGCTGATTCAATCTTTTCTAAGGGAGACCGAGTGATCGCTTTCCCTAAAGCTGGTTCGTATGCAGAATATGTGGTAGCCAACGAACAACTAGTCTTTAAGATTCCAGAGAACTTATCGTTGGAACAAGCAGCAACTATGCCAACTGTATCTATTTTAAGCTATATCCTTCTTCATGAGATTGGCCAAGTTAAGAAAACGGATACCATCGTTGTCCATAGTGCAGCTGGTGGTGTCGGCTCGATGCTTCTCCAGTTAGCAAAATTAGCTGGCGTTCAAAAGATTATTGGTACCGTTGGAAATCTAAACAAAGAGAACTATGTAAAAAGACTAGGTGCTGATGTGGTCTGTACATATGATACTTTTGCAGATGAAGTTTTAACATATACAGAAAACCTAGGTGCTAACGTTATCTTTGATTCCGTGGCTGGGGAAGTAACGAGTAGGAGTTTAGGCTGTTTAGCTCTATATGGCACGCTTGTGCAATTTGGGAATAGTAGTGGCACAGCGGGTAGTTTTAAAACCAGCGACGTTCATAGTAGCTGTAGGAATGTAAAAGGATTTAGTTTAGGTACGACAAGAAAATACGATCCCGCTCGATTAGCACCTGTTGCTGAAAAAGTATTGAAGTTATTTGCTACTAAAAAGGTCATCCTTCCTGTATCACACGTTTTCGATCTAAGTGATGTAGCACAAGCTCATAAATTAGTTGAAAGCCGTAAGTATGAAGGAAAAGTTTTAATTAAGGTTTAA